The genomic segment GTGCGCACGTCTCTGGCCGTGGGTTCGATGATCCCCTCCTTCCTGCTCGGCCTGCCGGCGGCGATCCTGGACGGCGACTTCCGCCAGGCCATCAACCTTGCCGCCACGACCTGGGGAGAGCTCGGAACCGCGCTGGCCGGCATCCACATGACGGTGCATGGCGAGGCCAACATCTGGACGCAGCGGCCGGCCGTGTTCATCTTCAACCATCAGAGCGCACTGGACGTCCTGCTGGTATGCAAGCTGCTGCGTCGCGACTTCGTCGGCATCAGCAAGCAGGAGGTGCGCACGGTGCCTATCCTCGGGCAGGCGTTCGAGCTGGCCGGCACCATCTTCATCGACCGCTTCAATCACGCCGAGGCCATCAAGGCGCTGGAGCCGGCCACCGAGGCGCTCCGGCACGGGCTCTCGATCGCCATTGCGCCCGAAGGCACGCGCAGCGTGGGCACGCGCCTGGGCCGCTTCAAGAAGGGGGCCTTCCGCATCGCGATGGCGGCTGGCGTGCCGGTGGTCCCGATCGTCATTCACAACGCGGTGGATGCGCTGCCCAAGCACGGCCTGGTCATCCGCTCCACCAGCGTGGAGGTGACGGTGCTGGCGCCGATTGCCACCACCGGCTGGACGCACGAGAACCTCGACGAGAACATCCGCAGGATCGAGGAGCAGTACCGGCGCGTGCTGGCCATCCACGACCACGAATGAGGAGGACGACATGAGCGATGCACCGGCGCCTGCGCGCAACTTCAACCACATCGCCTTCCCCACCGCCGACACCGAAGCCACTCGGCGCTTCTACACCGAAGTGCTCGACATGAAGCTGGTCGGTGCCGTGCGGCCCGACATGAGCGGCACGACACGCCAGGAGCACCCGCACATCCATACGTTCTTCGCGACCGGCAGCGGCGAATGCATCGCGTTCTTCGAGATTCCTGGCTTCCGGCCGCAGCCCAACAAGGATGGTGCGCCCGATTTCACCCGCCACATCGCCTTCGGCGTCGATTCCGAGGAGCAGCTTCTGGCGTGGCGGCGGCGCCTGCAGGAGAAGGGCGTGGAAGTCAGCGGCGTCATCGAGCACGAAGGGATCTGGAAATCGATCTACTTCCGCGACCCCAATCACCTGGTGCTGGAGCTGACGTGGCAGACGCGGCCGCTGTCG from the Candidatus Limnocylindrales bacterium genome contains:
- a CDS encoding VOC family protein, which gives rise to MSDAPAPARNFNHIAFPTADTEATRRFYTEVLDMKLVGAVRPDMSGTTRQEHPHIHTFFATGSGECIAFFEIPGFRPQPNKDGAPDFTRHIAFGVDSEEQLLAWRRRLQEKGVEVSGVIEHEGIWKSIYFRDPNHLVLELTWQTRPLSAEDADNARAMVEDWNRTHGGWAAGNVG